The proteins below are encoded in one region of Corynebacterium felinum:
- a CDS encoding RsmB/NOP family class I SAM-dependent RNA methyltransferase: protein MSLNNTGGFRSRAQSKGATQKPRQEQQHHTSEQRPQRRRHAVEQHSGSGHNHRSNKNQGAAKYQHQRSSRTQGYTPGSDLRGLTGVDLPRALSFDIVYRANEEGTYANLALPKALRVAGLHGRDAAFATELSYGTLRTQGVLDAVIADCSSRPLDSLDPGVLNALRVGAYQLLYTRVDQYAAVNSTVNLVVAIGQEKAKGFANAILRTITRTEPARWFTRLEPTGEIAACAFRHAHPEWIARSFSQVVGLGELEEALRADSMRPQVHLVARPGEISAEELALITEGEEGKYSPYAVYLPAGDPGKLAPVQDGLAAVQDEGSQLIARALVEAPIEGEDQGRWLDLCAGPGGKAALVGCLARIDGAHVDAVEIQPHRAQLIAQTVRSLPVTVHTVDGRNPGLKPGYDRVLVDAPCSGLGALRRRPEARWRKQESDIAELSTLQYELLSSAISLVRDGGVVVYSTCSPDLRETRQIVDKAVKNFNLEELDAAALTNGMENTGEYKSVQMWPHRHGTDAMFFAVLRKPAV from the coding sequence ATGAGCCTCAACAACACAGGCGGGTTCCGATCACGCGCCCAAAGCAAAGGCGCAACCCAAAAGCCACGCCAAGAACAACAACACCACACCAGTGAACAACGCCCGCAGCGACGTCGACACGCTGTAGAGCAACACTCTGGCAGCGGACACAATCATCGCAGCAACAAAAACCAGGGTGCTGCGAAATACCAACACCAGCGCAGCAGCCGCACCCAAGGATATACACCCGGCTCCGACCTGCGCGGGCTCACCGGAGTCGACCTGCCCCGCGCACTAAGCTTCGATATTGTCTACCGCGCGAACGAAGAAGGAACATACGCCAACCTAGCGCTCCCCAAAGCGCTGCGCGTAGCTGGATTGCACGGGCGTGATGCCGCATTTGCTACCGAACTCAGCTACGGCACCCTGCGCACACAGGGCGTGCTTGACGCGGTGATTGCCGACTGCTCCTCCCGACCACTAGATAGCCTCGACCCCGGCGTGCTCAACGCCCTTCGTGTGGGCGCCTACCAGTTGCTGTATACTCGCGTCGACCAGTATGCTGCCGTCAACTCCACCGTAAACCTCGTGGTTGCGATCGGACAGGAAAAAGCGAAAGGCTTTGCCAACGCTATTCTGCGCACAATTACCCGCACCGAGCCTGCACGATGGTTCACACGCCTTGAACCCACCGGAGAGATTGCTGCCTGCGCTTTCCGCCACGCACACCCAGAGTGGATCGCACGCAGCTTCTCCCAAGTTGTGGGCTTAGGGGAACTCGAAGAAGCTCTGCGGGCGGATTCTATGCGTCCACAAGTCCACCTTGTTGCTCGGCCCGGCGAAATTTCTGCCGAAGAATTAGCGCTGATCACCGAGGGTGAGGAAGGCAAGTACTCGCCTTATGCGGTCTATCTGCCCGCCGGTGATCCAGGCAAGCTCGCGCCCGTGCAAGATGGTTTGGCTGCCGTGCAAGATGAAGGTTCGCAGCTGATCGCCCGCGCGCTTGTCGAAGCCCCCATCGAAGGCGAAGATCAAGGGCGCTGGCTTGATTTATGCGCAGGCCCTGGCGGCAAAGCGGCGCTTGTGGGCTGCTTAGCTCGTATTGATGGCGCGCATGTCGATGCCGTCGAAATCCAGCCGCATCGCGCTCAATTGATCGCGCAAACTGTTCGATCACTCCCCGTCACCGTGCACACCGTTGATGGGCGCAACCCTGGCCTTAAGCCCGGTTACGATCGCGTGCTTGTGGATGCTCCGTGCTCGGGCCTTGGTGCTTTGCGACGCCGTCCCGAAGCTCGGTGGCGCAAACAAGAATCCGACATTGCAGAGCTGAGCACGCTTCAGTACGAATTGCTTTCGTCTGCCATCTCACTGGTGCGCGACGGTGGTGTGGTAGTGTATTCCACTTGTTCACCTGATCTGCGCGAAACCCGTCAAATCGTGGACAAGGCAGTAAAAAACTTTAACCTCGAAGAACTTGATGCTGCAGCATTGACTAATGGTATGGAAAACACTGGCGAATATAAGTCTGTTCAAATGTGGCCGCACCGCCACGGTACCGATGCGATGTTCTTTGCCGTTCTGCGCAAACCAGCGGTCTAG
- the fmt gene encoding methionyl-tRNA formyltransferase — protein MRLIFAGTPEPAVVALEKLLASEHEVIAVLTRPDAPKGRGRTLHPCAVAAFAEKHGIEVRKPATLKQGTEDGDAFRARLQQLAPDCVPVVAYGNLIPQDVLDMVEHGFVNLHFSLLPKYRGAAPVQAAIAAGESITGATTFRIDAGLDTGDILGMIEQPIEATDTADDLLTRLAYSGGDLLVRTITGLEAGSIEPRKQQGDPSHAAKILPADARIDWNLPAEIIDRTVRAVTPAPGAWTMLGDDRVKLDRLTLNPTQIEEITLSPGELHIQKKQVLVGTGTTALALTRIQVPGKKMMNATDWSRGIHNPEGITFQ, from the coding sequence ATGCGCCTAATCTTCGCTGGTACTCCAGAACCCGCCGTGGTGGCTTTAGAAAAACTCCTTGCCTCTGAGCACGAGGTCATTGCCGTACTTACGCGGCCCGATGCTCCCAAAGGGCGTGGACGCACCCTGCACCCCTGCGCGGTAGCAGCATTTGCTGAAAAGCACGGCATCGAAGTTCGCAAACCCGCCACCTTAAAGCAAGGTACTGAAGACGGCGATGCCTTCCGTGCGCGTTTGCAGCAACTAGCCCCCGATTGTGTGCCTGTAGTCGCCTACGGCAACCTCATTCCACAAGACGTGCTCGACATGGTTGAACACGGCTTTGTTAATCTCCACTTCTCCCTACTGCCGAAATATCGTGGTGCTGCACCAGTCCAAGCTGCAATCGCAGCAGGCGAATCAATCACGGGCGCAACCACATTCCGGATCGATGCCGGGTTAGATACCGGTGACATCCTGGGAATGATCGAACAGCCCATTGAAGCCACCGATACCGCCGATGACCTGCTCACCCGCCTAGCCTATAGCGGTGGCGATCTATTAGTGCGCACCATCACCGGGTTGGAAGCTGGCAGCATCGAACCTCGGAAACAACAGGGAGACCCAAGCCATGCGGCAAAAATCTTGCCCGCCGATGCGCGCATCGACTGGAATCTCCCAGCCGAAATTATCGACCGCACCGTGCGTGCTGTTACCCCAGCACCAGGTGCTTGGACGATGCTCGGTGACGATCGAGTCAAGCTCGACCGCTTGACACTCAATCCCACACAGATCGAAGAGATCACCCTAAGCCCTGGTGAACTCCACATCCAGAAAAAACAAGTCCTCGTCGGCACCGGCACCACCGCCTTAGCTCTGACCCGCATTCAAGTACCCGGCAAAAAAATGATGAACGCCACCGACTGGTCGCGCGGAATCCACAACCCAGAAGGGATCACGTTCCAATGA
- the def gene encoding peptide deformylase encodes MTIRAIRLFGDPVLTTRAQEITEFDAALETLVNDMLETMDDAGGVGLAANQIGVLRRIFVYDCSHTEDGLRGHIINPVWEPVGEDTQTGTEGCLSIPGISAETERFETVRVSGQDMHGNPISMVASGLMSRCIQHETDHLDGRLFIKQLSPQRRKEAMKAIRESDWFQL; translated from the coding sequence ATGACCATCCGCGCAATCCGACTTTTCGGTGATCCAGTACTAACCACTCGTGCACAAGAAATCACTGAATTCGATGCTGCACTAGAAACACTCGTTAACGACATGCTCGAAACCATGGATGATGCTGGGGGAGTCGGCCTCGCCGCCAACCAAATCGGAGTGCTACGACGGATCTTCGTCTACGATTGCTCCCACACTGAAGATGGCCTGCGCGGACATATCATCAACCCAGTATGGGAACCTGTGGGAGAAGACACTCAAACAGGAACCGAAGGATGCCTGTCGATTCCCGGCATTTCTGCGGAAACCGAACGTTTTGAAACTGTGCGCGTATCTGGACAAGACATGCACGGCAACCCTATTTCGATGGTGGCCTCCGGACTGATGTCTCGCTGTATCCAGCATGAAACTGACCACCTTGATGGCCGGTTGTTTATCAAGCAGCTGAGCCCACAACGCCGCAAAGAAGCAATGAAAGCGATTCGTGAATCCGACTGGTTCCAGCTGTAA